CTCAGTGTTCTCACAACACTCATTACTTCCACATTTTCCAGTTCCAACAGAAATCTATGGGAGTGTAACTCTCTTAATCAACAGCACTGTTCAGCTTAAGTGGGAACTTGGACTTTATGGGATAACATTAAGTCTTACTAAAATTCATTGTATGCATGTtattagaaaaatgtgcatGAACCAGACAGATCAATTTACCCAACTTCTTTtctaaacacaataaaacaactTTCCTATGGAAAGGAAGAACATGTTTTGGTGTAAAACAAcatgcagcaaaacacaaaatagatTTGTCAGTGGTGGCTGAGGCTGAAAAAGCATTTGATTGGCCCTTTTTGTTTAAAGTTTTAGAgaattttcattttcctgttgaGATCATGGACTTAAAACAAAGGTGGATTCAGGTTGAATGCACAAGTCTATCCTCAGAACCtctttacatacagtatatgctcAGGATAAAAATACATTCTCTCAAGTTTAACCTAGCAGCAACATGGAAAAAAATGAGAGTATTCTGAGGGAGCTGATGTCAGTTTCAAAAATACAACCATTCTTGGATAGCTCCTTAAATTGTTCCATGAAGCTGGTTTACATGAGGGCTGGAAACTTTCAGTGActtgatgaatgaaaacaaatttatttCTTGGACTGATTCGTACAATTTTGTCTTAATTTGGTCAAACAATGCAGAATTTTTCAGGTTTATATAACTCTGAAGTCTAAGATGAACtttgatttacatttattaGGACAGCAGAGAATTTTAGAGGAAATTATAGGCTATTTGATGAAGAAACAGATAAACTAACAAATTAAGTTTCCAGAATCCAGTAGAAATCAGATTCTGTGGACAGTTACAACCGAAAAGAAACGAAAATGTGTTTAATCCTGTGTAAAATAATTTACGGCATCTACTGTACAGGAGATGAAGTTATATATATATCAGGGAACTGCACTAAATGTGAACTTTAATCCATAAATTTCACGATATAAAACAGGATATGGTGAGGTACTGTGGAGTTGGATTACTCTTTTTCCATCAATTGTATTTAACATGCATTAATAGAAATTGCTTTAGATGAgtaaatacactttttttttttaactgcctATTTCTCTCTAACAATAGCACAACATAACCTGCAGGAGTTTACTGCCCCCCGGTGCTCAAGGGTTTAACCAGCCTCAGCATACTGCAACCCAAGGTTTAGCATCGTCCATACATAGTGGTGAAGGAAGatcctttactcaagtaaaattaGTAAAACTACAAGATAAAATACTACATTACAAGTAAAAACATTAATCTAATAACATAACACACAGTGGAATTCAACGCTGTTTTTATTGCCATACACTGGAAAATAACAGTGTTTCATAAACCTTACAAGAAAGCATGAGCTGAGATGTGACAAGATTGTTACAGGAGGTATTAACACAATGACTGACAATAAATAAAGACATTGCTACAGGACAACCCATTACAACAATGACACTAAAGATGAACCAAAGTGGGAACGCTCTCTGACTTTACAGGGACTTTACACCAACCCTTGTGTACTGCTTTAAGTTTTCTTATGGCCtgaacagaaatgcaaaaaagtCAGAGAGCAAAACACGATAGCATGTTGGTCTGTCTCATCCACAGTGAAGTCCCACAGATCTTCAGTTatattcactgtctttgtccAACTTCTGTCCTTCAAATGAACGTCTATTCCTCTGAACCtggagctgaaaacaaacaacagggGAGAAAGATTGGGacatgagacacacagagtATCAATATTTTCAGGttctgcttcatgttgttttgaaaCTTTATCATGTTAAGTACaatttctaaaaaaaagaaaaaaagaaaaacatgatttaGCCTTCGTTTTATTCATaacatttgatgcatttttcctgtttattacaaaaaagaaaaaatccaccAATCCGCTTTATCTACTTTGATTAAATCctgtaaaaaaataacaaacgAAACCAACAGTTCAAGGGGGTGATTAATATTAATACAGGACTTTGATGATTTGGAAAGTGAATgcatttaattttctgttgtGGAAACTCCACACTCcaatatgataataataataacaattattatTCTTATAAGAATAATCAGAATAATAATCACCAtcataatacttttttttttttacttttataaaGAGTAAGAAAATACAACAGACAATAGAAAAATAGCATCCATGTATATGGGATAAATATTAAGCTCTTATCAATTTTTCACTCATGATCTGCAGATCTACATTCACAGCATTCAAAGTGTATGTTGTGTTAATGACGATTCCAATATTCTCTTGCTTGGTGATGGAGATAATTTTACTTTTACCTTGGCTCCCTCCAGCATGTGTGGGTCTTTCTGAAGTGCATTGTTCAGTCCTTCCTCTGTTGTGAATCCCACCCAGCAGAAGCCTCTGTGGAAGCCTGTTTCTTTATCCTGgtgcaacacacagcacacagtcaaATGCACAAACAACTCAAGATTGAGGCAAGGTATTTCAGGTTTGGCAAGAATAAAAGCAAACGTTGTTCATTTGGATAGATAATTCAGAAGGTAATTCAAGAAATTTTGAGTGTCTGTATGTAGCTTTTTATATCATACTCAAAAAAGGCAAGCAGTGACTGCCTGGATGAAATCTAAAACACTCTGATATGTATAAGAAttaatgaatatgaatgaattgGAAAATTGTCATCAGTAACAACAAGTTTTATATACTTCATTCAGAGTCTAATAGTCATTTAGATAATATTCATCTTGATTGTCACTGCACACACTACAGACCATAAAACAGAAAGCAGTTCTGCATCCAACTACTGCAAATAGTATAAATAAAGCGAAAACAGACCTACAGTACTGTGAGAAGGTTTTGGGCAGGTttgaaaaatgctgtaaactaagaatgcattcaaaaatgtcagtg
This window of the Chaetodon auriga isolate fChaAug3 chromosome 14, fChaAug3.hap1, whole genome shotgun sequence genome carries:
- the slirp gene encoding SRA stem-loop-interacting RNA-binding protein, mitochondrial isoform X2; this encodes MAAPSKKVFEVFVSKIPWTLAGKEMREYFGQFGTVKKCLLPFDKETGFHRGFCWVGFTTEEGLNNALQKDPHMLEGAKLQVQRNRRSFEGQKLDKDSEYN
- the slirp gene encoding SRA stem-loop-interacting RNA-binding protein, mitochondrial isoform X1; its protein translation is MAAPSKKVFEVFVSKIPWTLAGKEMREYFGQFGTVKKCLLPFDKETGFHRGFCWVGFTTEEGLNNALQKDPHMLEGAKVKVKLSPSPSKRILESSLTQHTL